CATAATGCGATCGTTAAGGGCTCCATTTTTTTATTTAAAAATTAAAGCTTGCTTATTTCGTTTAGATCTTTATCTGGCACATAGAGGATAATAAGGCCTAAAATTATGCCGCCAATAGCGCTTATGGCATGGTTACCGTCGGCAAACATAATATCTATTTCATCTAATACATACCAAACACCCCGCCAAATAAGCACTAATCCAATAACAATAGATAAGTTTCTAGCAAAGTAAGAAATTATACTTCTATTTTTCTTCATAGTTATATTTTTAATCTATACTATCTATTATAGCAATAATTTGTTGATATAGTTCAGTTTCTTTTTCATTAAATGCCGCCAGCTGAGCGTTTTCTAAACTCTCCAATGCTTCTGCAACGTATCCTGCTTCCTTATAAAGTAATGCTTGTTTAATAATACACTCGATATTAGCTTTACTAGTGTTTATATTATTTGCTTCCGTTTCATTTTGTTCTGTCCATTTCAATAAAAGGGCGCGAGTTTCAGTGTCCTCGTTGCCTTTGGTGCGCAAAGCTTCAATAACTTCTTGATCTGTAATAAACTTATTTTCTGGCGAGTTAAATTTTTCTAACATAATTTTAAAATATTTTTTTATGATTTCACAAAACGGGCGGTATCATAATAATTCTGCTTTAATTTTGTCTCGGATTGTATTTAATATATCCTCGGGGGTTACGAAACTATGATCAGTTTTATAATTATGGCCATATAATTTATCTTCAAACACCATACTCATAAATGTCATTGGTTTTGTATAACGAGGAATAAAATGAGCATGTAAGTGCCGAGTATCGTTGCCTAAAAAAGAATAATTAAACCAATCGGGTTGGAAAACTTTTTTTACCACCTCTCTTAAATTTTGCAAAACCAAAAACAATTCCGATTGTTCTTCTTGGGTTGAATCAGTTAAATCGAGTGCGTTTTCACGCTTACACCAAACTACGCATCGACCAAGGTAGCTTTGATTAGGATGAACATAAATGGCCCAGTATTTATAATCTTTAATTAAGTTTTTTGAAAAATCCTCTGCCATAAATTTATTTCTTACACTCGCCTATTACGTAAGAACTTACTAATTGGTTTTTGCAGGCTTCGCAAGAACTCGAAAAAGTTTCTTTAATTGGGTTACATGGAGCTTTTATGCATTGAATATTAACTTCGGCGCAAACTGGCGCATAAACTTGAGTACAAAAATCTACACCACGTTGTTCTTTGGTACATAAATTTAAATATGGTTCGGGGGTTGCAACAATAGGCTTAATAGAAACTAATTTATTATTTTCTACTTTAAAATATTTTGAAACACCCACCGAAGGTTGGGCGGTCATAGGTTCTGTTATTTTTCTATCGGCATAATTTATAATAATTTCGCCATTTCTGTATTCGGTTGTTTGTGGTGCAATTCTATCGCCAAGAAAAACTGTGTTAGCGCCTTCGTAACCGTCGTCTTTACCTAGGGCTAAGGCAAGATAATAAAAAGTGCCACTGCCGTCGGTTTGGGAAGTTAAAATAAAAGCTATGTCTTGCACGCCATCACCATTAAAATCGGCTTTAACTTCGTTGCCAAAGTATACAATATCAGAACTTAATCTAAC
The nucleotide sequence above comes from bacterium. Encoded proteins:
- a CDS encoding HIT family protein gives rise to the protein MAEDFSKNLIKDYKYWAIYVHPNQSYLGRCVVWCKRENALDLTDSTQEEQSELFLVLQNLREVVKKVFQPDWFNYSFLGNDTRHLHAHFIPRYTKPMTFMSMVFEDKLYGHNYKTDHSFVTPEDILNTIRDKIKAELL